A single window of Venturia canescens isolate UGA chromosome 3, ASM1945775v1, whole genome shotgun sequence DNA harbors:
- the LOC122407868 gene encoding solute carrier family 35 member G1 has translation MSEHLEMQHLVDCEVEYENSSSYRLTRKTSKCRSCPYLGLVLATLSSLFFSLCSVIVKGLVEVNPMELAAFRFVGVLLPAIPIVIWKGEDPFPKGRRIMLILRSFVGTTGLMLSFYAFRHMPLADASVVVFSVPVFVAIFARIFLKEPCGLFNVITVCLTLVGVVLITRPPLIFGHAVESLSDSHVRTEQADLWGAVAAFSATLFGANAYVLLRALKGLHFSVIMTNFGSFALIQTITVTWAIGALCLPRCGTDRLLVVALALFSFGGQILLTLALQMEQAGPVAIARSADIVFAFFWQVLFFNEIPNRYSVGGAVLVTSSVLLTGLRKWVVSLPETSNIRKSLGILAI, from the coding sequence ATGTCGGAGCACTTGGAGATGCAGCATCTCGTTGACTGCGAAGTAGAGTACGAAAATTCCTCGAGTTATCGTTTGACCAGGAAGACGTCGAAATGTCGTTCGTGTCCGTACTTGGGATTGGTATTGGCGACATTgtcgtcactttttttttcgttgtgcAGTGTGATAGTGAAAGGACTAGTGGAAGTGAACCCGATGGAATTGGCAGCGTTTAGATTCGTCGGTGTATTATTACCGGCGATACCAATCGTTATTTGGAAGGGCGAAGATCCATTTCCCAAAGGTCGAAGAATAATGTTGATATTGAGAAGTTTTGTCGGTACAACGGGACTCATGTTAAGTTTCTACGCATTTCGGCATATGCCCTTAGCAGACGCATCGGTTGTTGTGTTTTCTGTGCCTGTATTCGTTGCAATATTTGCAAGAATATTTCTTAAGGAACCGTGCGGATTATTCAACGTTATAACTGTGTGTTTGACCCTCGTCGGCGTTGTCCTCATCACCAGACCTCCCCTGATATTTGGTCATGCTGTAGAGTCCCTTTCAGACAGCCACGTACGTACAGAACAAGCGGACCTCTGGGGAGCCGTTGCTGCATTTTCAGCAACTCTCTTCGGTGCCAACGCCTATGTACTTCTGAGAGCTCTCAAAGGGCTTCACTTTTCTGTCATAATGACGAATTTTGGATCTTTTGCTCTCATCCAAACAATCACGGTCACCTGGGCCATTGGTGCTCTCTGCTTACCACGCTGCGGTACTGACAGACTCCTCGTTGTTGCGCTAGCTCTCTTCAGCTTCGGCGGACAAATCTTACTCACATTGGCGCTACAAATGGAACAGGCCGGCCCTGTCGCTATTGCTAGATCTGCTGATATTGTCTTTGCCTTTTTCTGGCAGGTTTTATTCTTCAATGAAATTCCCAACAGATACTCCGTGGGTGGGGCTGTTCTAGTTACCAGCTCCGTTCTCCTAACAGGACTCAGGAAATGGGTCGTCTCACTGCCCGAAACTTCAAACATCAGAAAGTCACTCGGTATCCTAGCTATTTAA